A region of the Fusobacteria bacterium ZRK30 genome:
CCTAGTGCTGATGGTTTAACGTTTAAATTTATCGCTGTTGTTGCAGGGGCTATCTGTATCGGTATTGGAATTGGACTGGCTGTAGCTTTTGGTAGTAACACCGGGGGAACTGTTATCGTGGCTCAGATTTTTCATAAACTTTTCAAATTTCCTGTAGGAAATGTAATGATGGTAGCAGACTGTATTGTAATATTAATCTGTGCTTATTTCTTAGGATTTGATACAGCTATTTACGCTGTAATCTGCTCATTCTTAATTGGAAAAACTGTTAATTTTACCATCGCCAAATCTAAAGAATTCCAGGAAAATATATTTTCTGTAGCCTAAGACAAATTCTAAAGAAACTCTTTAATAAAGAGTTTCTTTTTTTAATTATTGACATCTGCAAAGAAATAGAGTATAATTTCGAAAGTTTAAAGTAGAGGAGGTAATACAATGTTAAAAAAAGATCTGTCTTATACATTAGAAAAAGTTATAAATTCATCGGAAACTGCCATAAAAATGGAATCTGGCGGATTAGATGTTTTTTCTACTCCAAATTTAATTGCTTTTATGGAAAAAGCTGCATTTCTTAGTGTTGAAAAATACCTGGATAAAGAAAATACCACAGTAGGTATATCTGTAAATGCTAAACATCTAAAAGCTAACTTGGTAGGAGATAAATTAAGTTGTATTGCTACATTAAACGAGATCGATGGAAAAAAACTTTCTTTCGAAATTGTTGTAATCCACGAAGAAACTATCGTAGGAAGTTGTTTCCATGACAGATTTATTGTCAACAAGGAAAAATTTATAAATAAATTAATTAAAAGATAGATTTTACTATCTTTTTTTTTGAAAAAAAATTAGGAGGATTGAGAAAAAAATGCATAAAATTAATGGAAAGACAAAATATTTACTGGGGTTACAACATGTACTAGCTATGTTTGGGGCTACTGTATTAGTACCATTCTTAACTGGGCTTAACCCATCTATCGCACTATTAGCTGCAGGGGGAGGTACTCTGTTATTTCATCTTTGTACAAAGAAAGTTGTCCCTGTATTTTTAGGTTCTAGTTTCGCGTTTATTGGAGCTATCTCTTTAGTTTTAAAACACGATGGTATAGGAGCTGTAAAGGCAGGAGTTATCTCAGCAGGGTTTATCTACATTTTAATGGCTATAATCATTAAGGTATTTGGTGTCGATAAAGTAAAATCATTTTTCCCTCCAATAGTTGTCGGTCCTATCATCATGGTTATCGGTCTTAGAATGAGTCCCGTTGCTCTAAATATGATTGGATATAATAACGGCACATTTGAACCAAAAGGTTTAATTATTGCTGTAGTTGTAGTTACTACCATGGTAGTAATCTCTATTTTAGAAAAATCTTTCTTCAGACTGGTTCCTATCCTTATTTCAGTTATGGTTGGATACACATTAGCAGTTTTATTCGGACTAGTAGATTTTACTCCTATTGCAAACGCTAAATGGATTGGATTTACAGACAGTGCTCTAAAAGATCTTACGACTCTGCCTAAGTTTTCATGGACGTCTGTTATTGCAATAGCTCCTATAGCTCTGGTAGTATTTATAGAACATATTGGAGATATTACAACTAACGGTGCCGTTGTTGGAAAAAACTTCTTTGATGAACCTGGAATTCACAGAACTATGTTAGGAGACGGAATCGC
Encoded here:
- a CDS encoding YitT family protein; the encoded protein is MSKRKKHLTEFLFINLGFFIAAMGITNFLGPAKFTAGGFTGLAILINTLFSNFSIGQAMLLLNIPVFILGALIIGRKYALTTTYALILFPFYEWFTHSFLRFVHPSADGLTFKFIAVVAGAICIGIGIGLAVAFGSNTGGTVIVAQIFHKLFKFPVGNVMMVADCIVILICAYFLGFDTAIYAVICSFLIGKTVNFTIAKSKEFQENIFSVA
- a CDS encoding thioesterase family protein; amino-acid sequence: MLKKDLSYTLEKVINSSETAIKMESGGLDVFSTPNLIAFMEKAAFLSVEKYLDKENTTVGISVNAKHLKANLVGDKLSCIATLNEIDGKKLSFEIVVIHEETIVGSCFHDRFIVNKEKFINKLIKR
- a CDS encoding NCS2 family nucleobase:cation symporter, with amino-acid sequence MHKINGKTKYLLGLQHVLAMFGATVLVPFLTGLNPSIALLAAGGGTLLFHLCTKKVVPVFLGSSFAFIGAISLVLKHDGIGAVKAGVISAGFIYILMAIIIKVFGVDKVKSFFPPIVVGPIIMVIGLRMSPVALNMIGYNNGTFEPKGLIIAVVVVTTMVVISILEKSFFRLVPILISVMVGYTLAVLFGLVDFTPIANAKWIGFTDSALKDLTTLPKFSWTSVIAIAPIALVVFIEHIGDITTNGAVVGKNFFDEPGIHRTMLGDGIATLFAGLIGGPANTTYGENTGVLAVTKVYDPAVLRIAAVYAIALSFIGKFGAVLQTIPTPVMGGISIILFGMISSVGVRTLIEAKLDFAHSRNLIIASLIFVLGIAISNVVLWGTISLSGLAVAAIVGVVLNKVLPKNI